The Gloeothece verrucosa PCC 7822 genomic interval TATTTTTTTGTCTTTTTTTGATAACTTGATGGCGAGTTCGTGGGACTTGTTTATAACCTTTAATACGTCCAGAGGAATAACCCCGACGTTTGGGAGAAGAGGCAAATGTGCCCAATGTTGAAATTATTCGCTCAAAATCTCTTTGAACTAAACTAGGAGAAATTTTAATTAATTCATTGGTTTTTAAATACTGTTCCCAAGGGCGGGGCAAAACAACAGCTAATTTTCTAGCCGCCCATAAATTTACATAAGCCAATAGTGTTAATTTGAACCAGTTTTCTTCGTGCCTTACATCGGGAGTAGAATAGGCTGTCATTAATAATTTCTGTTTACTAAATCTGAAAAAATGTTCAATATCATAACGTTGTCGGTAAGATTGATAGCAATCAATCAGACTTAACTCTTCACGGCGAGAACCGATGACTATAAGCCACATAGGCTGCCAAACAGCATTATTAACTTCATCAGTGATGAGAATTTGTAGTAAAGTAAAAGGATAACTGTTCATTTTATAATTTTTATTTCCTCTCATTAACATCTGTTTCCATGCGGAAATTGTAGTGGTCAGTTGACGACCTGTTTTAGTAGTAAAGACGCATTGAGTAACTTCATTGGGTTGAGTCCAAGTGTTCTCATCTTTTAGGTCAAATTTATCCCCGTACCAACGGGGATGTCCCGACTTTTTTTGAGTAGTTATTTTCTCAATAAATTGTCTATAAAAAACCCGATTACTTCTGACTCGCGTAATAGTAACTAAGTTTTTATAATTGACTTGTTCGCCGATAAAATCTCGTTGACTATAAAAATTATCAGCGACTAAAACTGATAACTCTTGTCTTGAAAACGAAGAGCTTTCAAAAATTTCTTTAAGTTGTTTATTGCCCACATTCGCTGCTTTATCGTTACTCGGTACTCTTTCTCCTGATAAAGGAACTGCCCAAGGCTTATTACCTGTTATTGTTGGGTCAGGTAAAGCGCAGATAACTGAGTAAGTATGTCCAATATTTATGGGTTTATTTCCTTTAATAGGATTAGGATAATGGATAAATTTTTTATCAGCTAATACCGGTGAATACGGTCGTTGATAAGGAGTTGTATCTATTGCAAATAAGTTAAAATGTCGGGATTGAGATAATGGTATAGTAAGAGAAACTGCCTTGAGTAAATCTTTAATTTGTTTTAAGTATTCATCCTCAGTATCCTCAGTTTGATAAGGAAAAAATTCTTGAATTCCTTTATATAAACTGTTATAATTTCGTCTAAACAAGGGATTAAGAGATAATTCCACTACTGATGTTGCTTGTTGATTACTGGAGAGTGCATCTATCAACTCTATGAGAGACTCTTTTCTGGCTTTAAGCCCATTAAAAAGATTTTCCCTCCAACGACGAAACTCTTTAATTGCCTTTTCAGTTTCTTGATTTTTCATGGTCATTACTAACTTTTTCAAATATTAGCGTAATATATACGCTAATATAAAGGGAGGTCAATAGTTTCTCAAGATGTCAAATGGATTCCCAAAATTGTCTGAAAACCAATCAAGACCCGACCCGAAGAGCTAGACAAATTAAAAACCTAATCCGCAAATTTAAGCAAAAAATTCAGAAGATTCAAAACGAAGGAGAAGTCGCTCCCCCTAATTGTCATATTATTCGTTACCAAGTTACCCTTTCATCAAAAAATCTATTGGTATTATAAACTACAAGCCGCCGAACCTATCTTTACACGAGCCACTGACAGCCAAAAAAAAACGCTTAGATGTATATTTAGGTAAAGCTGGCAGTGAAGCTCATATTGATGCAATAGAGAAATTAACAAGAAGAGATCTTATTGATGAGTTAGAAAGGGTTATTAATTCTCTTCTGTGAAAGCTACTTGGATATTTATTTTGGAGGAGAAGTAGAAACCGACTCTTCCTATTGTACAGAAGAATTAAAAGATGATTGATTTTTTTGCCGCTTCTCAAAAAAAACTTTTTAATTAGCGTATTTTTTACGCTAATTAATTTTCTCCTTTGTCCAAAGTCCAAAAATATTGAGATTAATTTTAAAATGATTATGACTACTGAGACTGATACTAAAAATTCAGCTATTGAAACATTGCTCAATCCCGTTGTTTCAAAGGACAAAGGAACACAGAATTTGTGGGTTTTGTTAAGAGATGTAAAAAACTTGCTCAGTCAGCAGAATGAACTCCTACAAGAAAATAATCAGCTACTAAGACAGCTTCTCCAAAAAGAAGCTACCAGTAATTATGAAGAGTTCGAGCCGAATTTCAAAGCTACCTTAAGCGAGTATAAGCATTTCGCTTGGGACAGCATCGGAGCAAAGGTCATATCTTCCGATGGCGAAGGGGTCACGGTTGTACAGTACCGTTCAAAAGTCTTTGAGCGCCGCCGTTCCTCGGTTGACGATGTGAAAGGTGCGGCTATTTGGTTTTCCTGTGCTACGAAAGCGACAGACGGGAAAGTTAAATATTTAAAGCTGATAACTTTTAGGGAAAAGTCGGGAATTAGACCCTTACATGGAGAGATTAAGGAGCAATTAGACTAATTTATTATCTAAATTACTTAAATAGATCTCCTGTAGAGTTCCTCCAAACTCTGATTATTTTTCTATGTTGACTTTTGAGAATTTCATATATACTTAAATAAAGTGACGCTAAAATAATCATGTCTAACTCGATCAAATGGCGTTCCGAATCGCTACCTTCAGCGCAATCTAAAACTACAATCGTACAGTTATCCTTATTTTAAGTTTTATTTTTTCCCCCAAATGACAGGCATCGTCGCTACTTCTGAGGCATCTTTATCTTATCTTTATTATTCTCATCGTTCTAGCTTTATAAAAATTATAAAATAGCTAGAACAAAACCTTAAACACTCATACACGCTCAACAGGAGATTACTTAATGGTTAAACAGAAGGAATGTGCCCTAGGCTTTGACTGCGCCGGCATGATGCAGGTGGTGGGAATTGACCCCGCCGATTGTGACAATTATCTAACCTGCCGCGCGGCGAGAGGGTTGGGGCCCGATGACGAGTTCGAGTTGATCCGCAGGATAGGCAGAACCCCCGAAGAACAACAACAGTGGCAGGAATGGGCAGAACGAGCAGCAGCCCGTTGGAACTCCGAGCGAGAAATTATCAGAACTACTAGAAGGCGTTTAGCACTCGCAATGTTGATGCAGCGTGGCTGTCCTCAGACTGTAGAAAGTTTAGGGTTGCTATCACTTTATAATGAAATAATGGATCTAACCATCGATTTGAGTGAGCATTTTAATTCTTACCAAGATGAATACATAGCTCCCCCTGAATGCGAGGTTCATGTATATAGTGTTAGAAGACCTTGGGGCACTTACGGCTATAATAAACTAACCGCCAAACAAAATATTTTTGAACCTGCCGATCGCTCCTTTAAAGTCAAAGTTATTCATTTAAGTGGCGATGATGATCCCCGAAACCTACTCGCGCGTGAAGGCATACAGCGACGGAATAAGCTTTTAAAAACTAAAACTAAGCTTCAAGAAGTGGCGAGGCTTTTGAGAGAATGCCTAGAGTAGGTATTATTAATTATAGTTCTAGCTTTATTAAATTAAAATTTAAGCTAGAACAAATTTAAAACCTATACATAACGAGGTAGCCTGGGATTTTAAGCGAAAAACCGAAAATTAAGCCTCTAAAAATTGTTGTGCCATTTCCCATCCCCCCTCAACCAAGGGAGTAATTAGACTTAATATGCCCGCCTGTGTGGCGGCATCTTCCTGCTTTAGTTCTCTCAAAAAGTTATTAATCCCCAAAACTTTTATGGCAGCAACAAACTCCCGCCCCATTTCTATGGGGTAGGTCTCGGCTAACCCAAGCCAGGTACGCAAAAAAGAATCGGTAATTTGGTTGAGAGAAATTATTCCAGTTCCTACAGGATCATTGAATACGTCTTGGAATAATTTCTGAAAGTCTTTCCAAGATAGTGTTTCACCTTTAAAAAGCTTGCTGACACAACTTTGAGTAACCCCCAAACCAGCCGCTAAAAGCTCTTGGGTAATTTTCTGTCCAGTGATCATTAATTGTTTCGCAAATGTCAGCAACTTAAATTTCTGTTGTTGGCGTAGTGGTGCGGCAGTCGGGCAAAATTCCAGCATATCTTGATTGATAACAAGAGCGCCCGTATCTCCTAAATAACTTAAGTCTTGTTCTGTACCGACAAAGATGATGATGAATTCTCTATCCGGTTGCAGGTGAACCCGTTGCCGCCCGGCAGTCTGCCTGAACTTCTCTTTAACTTGGGCTTGATAATATTCTTGCAGTCCATCCAAATGACCATTAAGCAACCAATATCGATCTCGTACTGATCCCCAGTTGTCCCAAGGAGTTCCCAAGCAGATTAAAACTTTCAAGCCTTTAAAATGGTTAGTGCCGCGTTCATCCTTTCCGAACCAATGCTTATACCCTAAAGAGTCAGCATGACATTTTTGCCCAATAATGCCTACATTATCTTCGCCGTATTGATTAATTGTCTGCTTTAGGAATTCCTGTAATTCTTCAGTGCAAGTATTAGACCAGTTGTTAGATTTCATGCCGGGCAGGTTAATATTGTAAACGGTCAAATTATCGAACATTGGGGCAATTTCTTCGACCTCTATAATTGTATTGGGATCTAGCCCCAAAGTCAGGCAAGTTTGTTTTTTGTCACCGGTGGCATCAAGAAACAGGTTAAATCCTGCGGCATTCGCTAACTTTTGGTGACGAGCGTCGGGGATAGAAATCGTTAAATGACCGTTCTTTTCTAACTTAAAAATGCCCGGCTCAAGTTTTGCCCAAATCAAAAGAAAATGTAACAACCAGTTAGAAGGTAAATTTTTGACATTCTGATAGGAAAGTGCGTTAGCTTCTCTTTGCATCGCGGTTCGGGCCGCCGCCGCCCATAACTTTTCTGCATGAGATGACCATTTACCGCCGTTCTCAAGCGCTCTAACGGAATCCGGCTTAACAAGAATATTATGAAATGAGAGGGCAGATTCTATTTTTTCTATGAAGTCGGTACCCAAAATTTCTTGGGGACATTGGCCAATCAATTCTAAAAGATCCCCTTGACTCAAGCCGTAATATTTATTAGATTTTTTTTGCCCAGGAACATAGTTTTTTTCGTCCAATTTTTGCGCCATCTCAACACCTAATTTGTATCCCCCTTCGATCAATTCTCGAATAGGATTTAATTGATGAGCCAGGTGTGAGAGTTCAGGAATTAGGGAGACGATTGTAGCAATAGCTCGGTCATAATCAGTAAGCTTGGCACTAATTTCTCTGACTCCGGTAACCAGTAAGGAAGCTTCCTCCCAAGCTAAGATTTTCTTTCTCAAATCAAGACCATCAAGTGGGATTTCATTGCCCTCCTCATCAAAGGATGGCTCCTGGGGAACGGGCAACTGATCGGGATAAGCCGCAGCATTAGTTCCTGCGGCACTTGATGCCATAGCTTCCATGCGTTCATACAAGAAACCGTAACCGTCTCCCCTCTCGGTACGACACAGGGGAATATATTTGTCACCTACTTTAACTCGCTGATTCCAAAAAGGACACATAGCACAGATCGGATTGGGGGGATGTCCTTCCCCACCACTTCCCTCGATATCGTAACCGAGTTGATGAATGGTATTGAGCAAATCGGCATTGATACAGTTACTCTTGAGTGCAGCGCTTGTTTTTTCCTCTTCAGTTTTTGCTCTCACTAACCGTCCCTCAAGAGTTAATAACATACCATCGTGACGGGTGGGCATGATGACAAACTGGTCCTTAATTTTATCGATCGATGGATTCTTATAATTCACATCGAGGTAAATCACATCTTGGGCAATTTCAGTAATGCGATAGGATTTGCCACTGCCAGTATAACTTCTATCCCAAGCACCTCTCCAACCCAATCTTTTTAGTTCTAGATAAACTGGGGTAATTTTATTCTTGTAACAAGTTTCAAACAGGATACGCGGGGCGGCTTTCCCTTGGTAGTCGTTGGGGGTAGGCAGAGGCATATTGTCCGTGTACTTGATAATTGAGGGCGGTTGATCTTTAATGGCGGCAGCTTTTTGCTCGACAACTGATGCGCCGAATCCTTTGCGCCAGTGTCGGGAAACTTTTAGGACTTTTTGGGCTATATGCTCAAAGAATGACTGTTTCTGCCTTTGAGCAACATTCTTTTGGGCACGAAACAGTGCCGCCGCTCCACTGTCTGTGACCGGTTCCGGCAATCCCTGCTCATTAATCCCCCATTGGGTTTCTGGGACAGTAATACCAGCATAACTACAAAATTCAGTAGCCGCTTCTACCCATTTCCTCCCTGAAGGATAAGCGGCATTAAGACCATGTTGAAGATACCACCAATAAGCGAATGCTCCTATTTGACGGTTATCGGTGCAAGAGGGACAAGCGTAACCCCAACCCCCCTCACCGCGACGGGGCGCTATCCAGCCGGCCGTCCCCGACTTCGATTCATGCCAGGGACAGCAACCCCTAGCGCGAGTTATCCCAGACCATTTCCAGCGATGACCACTCCAGTTGAACCCATCGCTTCCTAACCTGGCTTCAGCTTCCTTTACCAGTTCGATTAGATTATTAGTCGTGTCGTAATGTTTTTTGGATAATTGTTTAAGTTGCAGTCTTTGTTGTTGTTGCCGGTGTTCCTCAAGAAGTTGTTTTTCATAACCGTCCAATCCATCTACAAGTACATGACGCAGCCGGGAGTATTTTTCAGGTGCATTTAAAGTGCTAGTTAAGATAGGTCTTAGGGTTGTTCTCCACCAGTCATCGGTTATCGTCACAGGGAAGGTTAAATCGAGCTTATTATAGGCTCGTTTGAACCCATCGATAAATTCATCGTAACTGTATTGATGGTCGCCCCAATACTCTAGAACCTGTTCCTTATTCTTTTCCTTCCGCAGGAATCCGGCCAACCGCATGGGTTGATGTGGGTTACAAACGGCAGGATCTCCTAGCACGATGATCGCTAATAGTCGCCGCAGATAGATCCACTGGTTCATGGGAAAGTCAGAGTTGCCGCGCCAATGGGGATGGACTGATTTGCCGCCTGAGTTGATGGCACTGTCAGGATATAAGCCGCTCAAACTCACAAAGCGATTGATCTGTTCCCATTGCTCATCATGAGTTCCCCAGTCTAATTCTGCACCAATGTCGGAAGAAGCCTGGCAAAACTCTTTAAGGGGGTAATCGCCCGGTTTTCCGGGTAAGTAAAATACTCCGCCCTCGAGTGTTTGGGATCGCTCTCTTAAATACTCGTAGATGTTGGCTATTTTCCCGGTTCGCTTGCGGTTAGTTCCACTGCCTGACGTTAACCAAAAATCCGGACATAAATTTACATCATCTTTTTTACCGACTAAAAATTGATTGTGGCTGAACTTAAGCCAGATGGTTTGATTGTGTGAATAGACGCGGCTTATACACCAGTCGAAGGCTTCGCGCCCGTTGAGTGTTTTGTTTAAAGCGTTGAGTTTGATTGTTTGATGCGACATTATATTTACTCCAACAACATTTAGTGACAAGTTGGTGGAGATTCGCCGGTGAAGTTAGCTGCAAGCGTGATTATGATCGAATTGTTATG includes:
- a CDS encoding NF041680 family putative transposase; amino-acid sequence: MKNQETEKAIKEFRRWRENLFNGLKARKESLIELIDALSSNQQATSVVELSLNPLFRRNYNSLYKGIQEFFPYQTEDTEDEYLKQIKDLLKAVSLTIPLSQSRHFNLFAIDTTPYQRPYSPVLADKKFIHYPNPIKGNKPINIGHTYSVICALPDPTITGNKPWAVPLSGERVPSNDKAANVGNKQLKEIFESSSFSRQELSVLVADNFYSQRDFIGEQVNYKNLVTITRVRSNRVFYRQFIEKITTQKKSGHPRWYGDKFDLKDENTWTQPNEVTQCVFTTKTGRQLTTTISAWKQMLMRGNKNYKMNSYPFTLLQILITDEVNNAVWQPMWLIVIGSRREELSLIDCYQSYRQRYDIEHFFRFSKQKLLMTAYSTPDVRHEENWFKLTLLAYVNLWAARKLAVVLPRPWEQYLKTNELIKISPSLVQRDFERIISTLGTFASSPKRRGYSSGRIKGYKQVPRTRHQVIKKRQKNKLNK
- a CDS encoding single-stranded DNA-binding protein, whose translation is MTTETDTKNSAIETLLNPVVSKDKGTQNLWVLLRDVKNLLSQQNELLQENNQLLRQLLQKEATSNYEEFEPNFKATLSEYKHFAWDSIGAKVISSDGEGVTVVQYRSKVFERRRSSVDDVKGAAIWFSCATKATDGKVKYLKLITFREKSGIRPLHGEIKEQLD